The genome window TTCGCCGGCCCCGTCGAACCGGCTTCGATCGCGAAGGTGACGTTTCAAAAACGAATCGTGCCCGTGGAAAAGAAGGCGGCGTCGGCCAAGATGGTTGTCACAGCGTTCGATCCCGCAATCGCAACCCGAGTCCCGTTGGTCATGCAAGTCAGCGAGGGATCGGTTCTGAGCACGAAGGTCGATAGTGCCGATGTGATCGACCCGTTGACCATGGAGGTCAAGAAGTACCCCGACCCAGAGATTCGTAATTCAACGGCGGTGGTTGGAATCAGTGGCGGGGAATCGCTTTCGATTGTCGACGAAGCCGAAATGAAAGCCCCAGGCTTTATCTTGCTTTCTACCGAAGACGGAAAATTGGAGCTCTCGGAAGAGGTCGAAGACCAACAGGTTTATCGAATCTATTCCTTTGCCGAGGAAAAAGGCGAGTAAAACAATCTGCCGAGATTGCCCCACGGCATCAAAAAGCAAGGAAACGGACGACGCTCGAGAGAGCGTCGTTTTTTTTTGCTCATCCGGCGGAACCGCGCACGGAACCCCGACTCAAGGCATCGGTTACAATCGACCTCAGGTATCGACAACGTTAAACTTTGCCGAAGTCGACCGGGCCCCCGAAGAGGTGCTCAATCGAATTCTATGGCGAGCGATGAAGGGAACGACGGAGCCCTACCCTGAATGGGCCGCGGGCGTGGATGAAGATGACGACTGACGCAAAAGCGTCTGCTGTGCATTTTCGAGATATTTGCGTGCCCTTCCTAGGCTCGATTCGACTTCGTCGACATAGCCATCCGCGGCCGCCGACCACGATCGATTGATGTATCGCTCCGCCGAGGCAAAATCGGTCATCACTTCGGCATAGGTTTCCATTCCGAACCGCTTGATCAACGAACCACGCGCGTCGGCGAAATCCGACAAGGGTTCGGCAAGCTCGTTGTCAATCCGCAGCAAAACGTCCGATGGATGCCGGTTTTTGTCGGCATACAGCCGATCCACCTCCGTCAACACCTTCAACAAACTGGCTTGTACCACCGAATACTCCGCTTCCGTTTTCGTGTCATCGGAATCGACATGACGGCTTACGATTCTTAGCAGCACCACTCCGCTGCAACCCACCAACATCGCCAACGCATACAAGCCCCAATGGATGGTGCTCCATTTGGCGTCGTCGATCTCTAACCGATTCAGTGACACATAAGCGGCCCACAGAAACCCGGCCCACAACAAAGTGTGTCCTAATACTCGTGCTGCCATTTGTTTACATCCATCTGGTCAAGGAATCAAAAGCGGAGGCCCCCAACTGCATCGCGGTCACGTCCGCGTCGGGACTGGCAAAGAAGACTTGCACGAGTGCATGCCCGACACCGACAAGTGCCTCGCCGACGATCAGTCCTGCCGCAATGGGAATCCCGACCTCGTGGCTAAATTTTACGCCAAGCGTTTTGTCCGATACGATTCTCAGTGCGTTGCCAATCGTGTAGGTCAATGCAATTTGGAACGGCATGTAAAAGCCCAACGCAATCAATACTCCGATGCCACCCAACCCGCTCAGTGCCAACAACAATCCCAATCCGGCCCCGGCGGTGTAGCGATATGCGGGCACGTCGTTGTTGAGAATCCCTTCGGTGACCGACGCAAGTGCTTGAGCCTGAGGCGCGGGGAGCTTTTCCGAACCAATTTCGTACTGATTATTCAGCAGGATCATCAGAAAGATCACGATCACGGGTCCCAGCCAAGCGCCAACGAATTGCGCCAACTGTTGTCGGCGCGGGATCGCACCGACCAAATACCCGGACTTCAAATCCAACATCATGTCGCTTGCTTGCGAAATGGCTAAACAAATTGCCGCTCCAACGAGTAAAGAACTGGTAATCGTCGATGCGTTGTCAACACCTCCCTTAGCCACCAAAATGACAATCGTCACGGCGATCAACGTCATGCCGGACAAGGGAGACCAGTTGGTTCGTCCGACGCATTCCGAAACCACCACGCCCGCCACCCAAACCCAAATCGTTCCCAAGAGCGCCATCGCGGCGGCCCGGCCAAGGGACATCGACTCAACGCTGTTGTAGGCAATCCAAATCATCACGATCGCCCCCAAGCCGATCGCGGCATACAACAATCGAATCGGCATCTCGTCACTCACCGAATCCGAAGTGACATCTTGTTGTCTCGCCGAATGCATCGACTTCATGGCGCTGGCGATCAGCGGAAACGCCGCAATGATTCCGCCGACGGCTGCGCCAACCAACATGCCAATTCCGAGTGGTTTGTACAACGTGGCACGCATCGCCGTCGGATCCGACACCAACTCGGCCACCCCGGCGTCCGCCGAGTGGCTCAACAGCGGAGAAAGCAAGAAGTAACACAGAAAACCGCCCGCACCGAACCAGAAACCACCTTTACCCGATAAGAACCCAACACCGATCGTCATCACCGACAAGTACAGGGCAATGTTCAACATCGATGGCAAGCCAAACAGGGCCCCCGCATCCCAATTCGCGTCCTCACCCATCAACGACAGGACCAACAGATGCGAAATCCCTGAAATCAACGCTCCACTGATCAGCAACACCGCCTTACGAACACCGGCTCCCGGCGACTTCAGAATCGTAGCCACGGCAATACCACCGGGATAAGCCAGACGGTCGAAGTCGATCATCTGTTTCCGCAGCGGGATCACGAATGCCAATCCCAGCACCGAACCGGTTACACAGGCCAAAATCATTAGCGGGACGCTAAAATCCGCCACCGACTCAAGGCCCGGTGAACGGCTCAGAATAAAGAGTGCAGGGACGGAGAACATGATCCCCGACGAGGCGCCGTTCACCGCGGAGGCAATGGTTTGATTGATGTTGTTTTCGACAATACTGGTTCGTCGCAAAACGCCCCGCAGTACGCCCCAACCGAGGATGGCCGCTAACTCCGATCCCTCGATCGCGAAACCCAGGATCAAGGCTGCGTAACCAATCGACACGGCAATCAGAGAACCGATCGCCCAACCAAGGAAAACGGCTGTCCAAGTGAACTCGGGGTACGCGCCATGTCGAATCGGGATGGCGGCGGACGACGAATCCTGAGGATTCAATCGTGTGAGTTGGCTAGGTTGAGCTTCCGACATCAATCCGTTGCACTCCTGAGAGGTGAAGAGGGCTTCCGCAGCACCCTTTCGCACAGCCTACGGCAACGCTACCTCGATCGCAAGTTAGGTGGGCAAACCTTCAAACAATCGCGATCCAATTCGGACCATCGTTGCCCCTGCGGCGATGGCTTCGATAAAATCGCCACTCATGCCCATGGAGAGCTCGGGCAAACAGACTCCAAGTCGACTCTGCAAGTCATCACGAAGACGGCGTGTTTCCGCGAATTGCGACCTTGCTTCGCTCGCTTCGATCCCCCATCCGGCCATCGCCATCAAGCCAACCACGACAACCCCGTTTCGAGGCAGCTGCGTCAACAACGTCTCGACCTGCTCCGGTGCCAACCCCGTCTTGGCCGCCTCACCACTGATATTGACTTCAACAAGCACGGTCGCCGTCCGCTGCTGAGCCGCGGCCTCTTCCGCAATCGCGATCAGCAAACGCCCGCTATCGACACTGTGGATGATCGGATCAAGCGAGAGAGAGCGACGAAGTTTGTTGCGCTGAACATGACCGATCAGATGCCACTGAACCTGAGGCGGAAACGCGACCTCATCGACCTTCTGCCAAAGCAGCTGAGGACGGCTTTCGCCGAGATCGTAACATCCCGCTTCGGCGAGCGCCAACGTGGTCTCCGCACCAACGTACTTTGTCACGCCAACGATCTTCGTGGAACCAGCTGGACGCCCCGCAGCAACGGTAGCCTGTTGCACCTCGTCCGTGACGGCATTCCAATTCTTGCTGAGTTGCGTGCGTGTCGCCCCATCAATCATCCATCAACTCGCTATCGTCAACCGTCACCAATTCATCGTAATTGCCATCGCTCATTTCAAATCTCGCAGCAAAAAAGTCGGCAATCAAGTGTTTCCCCAAGACCGAACGACAACGACGAGGGCCAAGGGAACGGTACACCAACCATTGCTCCGAACCCATCTGCACACGGTACCCTACCGCCTCGCGAGGCTCGCAAATACGCCGCTCATCGGCAATGGTCAATTGTCGCCACGTTCGATCGCGTCGGAAACGTCGCGATTGGAAATCGAACCACACCGGTGTGTAGAGAGCCCCCTCGCCTTGGGCGGAAATCACCAGGTGACCATCGGGACTTTCGCAAATCGCCGCTGGAGTGGGGCCGACGTTCCACTCCGATGCGGAAAGCGGGAACACGATGGCGCGTCGTTTACGATCCGACAGGAAAATCTCGCGAGTTCCCTCATTCGGCTCGACCCGGATCGCCTCACACAGCGGGAGCCGCGCGGTGTAGTTGATTTGTGTGGAAGCTTGGTCCTGAGGCCCCGAATTCTTGGGTAGCACCTTCTTGGGTAGCACCGCATCGGCAAACAACAAGCAGCGATCTTCGCGCACCAGCATTAATTGCCGCTGCAAAACGAGTCCCGCAGTCCAAGGCTGCTCAATTTCGATATAGTGCACATCATCATCGGTGTATTCGCAAACAAACGCCCAATCACCATCGGGCGACTGCGATTGGCCATCGGCCTCGATGGACGTTTCCACGCGTCCAGAAACGACCAAGGACCGACCGGCAAAGATTTCAAGCCGGTTTTCTCGTTGTGCGTACTGCAAATGGGTGCGACCACGTCGAACATCCCACTCGGGCAACATCATCGCCAGCTTCGCTTTCTCGCAGTGCAGGAACGACTCAGGCAGCGAAACCTCCCACGCCAACCGACCACCGGTATGGCGAATTCCGAGCGCTGCCTCCATCGCCGGCCGCAACGTTTCGGGATCAAAAACAACCGACCGCATCAGCAATCCATAATCGTTCAAATCGTCGACGACCTGCTTTTTTTTCAGCCGACTTAGCGCCGTCGAACCTTCGGTCGTCGTCATCGCAGCGACCCAAGTCGCGATTTCACCACCGATTGCCTTGGCCGCTTTCGTGAACTTTCGCTTCGTCGTGTTCTCAATCAAACAGCCACATCGAATCACCGATCCGAGGACTAACCGAGCATCGGTCGCTCGAGCTAACGCGGCGGGAACCGACTCCTGTTCGGCTTGACACCAACGACGGAACGATTCGAGCGACGATTTCTGTAGCCGCTGGCAGGACGGTAAATCTGACAAACGCCATGCCAGGGTCAAGCCAAGCTCTGCCGTGCCAATCAATTGCACCGGATCCGAGTCGCGGCCAAGCTGAAGCATCGACTCTCGATACTGTTGCAGCGAACCAAGCAAATCCCACCACATCGCGGTGTCGAGTTGTTTGCTGAGCGCAGGCATCGCCGCAGCCCACAAAACCGCATCGTGGCACGTCAAGCGGTCCACGGGGCAGGGCCCCAACTGATCGATCATTTCTTTGGCAGGCTGCACAAAGTCCATCGGTCGTGTCGATTTTCGCCTTTTCGGTTTTTGGTCGCAAGCCAATTGGCTCAGCGCCGTCCGCAGCGGATTGACTGGCTCGCCTGACGCGGCAGCCACCCCCCATCGATAAACGTTCCCGCCAATCGCCGATTTGCCGAAAACTCGCTTGGCCGGATTTTTCTGCACGTTCGCATTCACTTTTGAGCGAAGCCGTTTCCACTGGCTCGCCGAAAGGGCATCCGGTTTCATCCTGTCGCGATCAACAGCGGCACCGTCGCTGTTGCTTTCTGCCGGGGACAATTCCGGCCGCGAGGACTTTGGCTCACAGCCACGCTCGTTAACGGGCGACGAGGCGACTTCAGCGATCGGGGTTGGCGTCGTATCAGTGGACATCGAAACTAGCGTTTGAGAAACGAAGGTTGGTGAGTGACGCTGGACGAGTCTTCAAGCAATGACGATCAAGCGAGTCGCTGTGGAAGGCAGAAACCCAAGGTCGCTGTGCGGCATTGCCGCACTTGGCGAGCCGCCACACGCGGATAAAACCGTCGTAAGTGATCAAGAATTCGCCTGATAACTGATGGAGCGCACCCTACGGAAGTAAGTTGGATAGAATATAGCTTAGCTAGCGAACACCCAAACCACGATTTGCCGAGAAAAAAAGAGTAATTGATGAGTTTTCACAAGAACGGGTTGCAAGCCCGATTGCTCTTTGCAGCGACTGCGATCTCCGTCGCACTGATCCACCAATCCACGATCGCTCAACCGACGGCTGGTCAAAACGACACTCAGAAAGGAACGGTGGAGAGCGCCAAACGGATGTTGCCCGACGCAAAGGCGACGTCCCCCAGCTCGGTGGACCCCAGCTCGGGGCAAACCGAAGTTTCCGAGGAAAACACTACAACCGCTCTCGATTCGCCGGTTGCAGAACCAAAACTTCCGACTCCTTCGGAAGCTCTGCTCGAAGCGTTCTCGCCTCCACCACAAGCAAAGCAGCTAAGCAAAAAGACGCTTTTGTGGGTCGATCGAGACAAAAAGCGGGTCTATATCGATGGTTATGTCGCGATGGATCGCGGCCCGCTCGAGATGTTCGCGTGTCCCTCGGGAACCAAAGAACACGAGTCGGTCGTGGCGACAATCGCTCGATCCAGTGAGGTCCACGCAGCACTTCTGGCGGTCGGAGCGATGTCGGGAACGCCTGTGATGTTTAGCCCCAATTTCGTACCGCCGACCGGCCAGAGGATTCGTGTTTGGGTTGCTTGGCGTGACGAAGA of Novipirellula artificiosorum contains these proteins:
- a CDS encoding YdjY domain-containing protein — protein: MSFHKNGLQARLLFAATAISVALIHQSTIAQPTAGQNDTQKGTVESAKRMLPDAKATSPSSVDPSSGQTEVSEENTTTALDSPVAEPKLPTPSEALLEAFSPPPQAKQLSKKTLLWVDRDKKRVYIDGYVAMDRGPLEMFACPSGTKEHESVVATIARSSEVHAALLAVGAMSGTPVMFSPNFVPPTGQRIRVWVAWRDEDKKFHVVDARSWIQNVDSKQAMQADWVFAGSGFWTDPSDGKQYYRADGGDMICVSNFSTAMLDIAAASSADADALLFQPFGERIPERGTLVRLVLVPIPIPTDAPSALPSKVDANKPPSEAILPIRQAG
- a CDS encoding OPT family oligopeptide transporter, yielding MSEAQPSQLTRLNPQDSSSAAIPIRHGAYPEFTWTAVFLGWAIGSLIAVSIGYAALILGFAIEGSELAAILGWGVLRGVLRRTSIVENNINQTIASAVNGASSGIMFSVPALFILSRSPGLESVADFSVPLMILACVTGSVLGLAFVIPLRKQMIDFDRLAYPGGIAVATILKSPGAGVRKAVLLISGALISGISHLLVLSLMGEDANWDAGALFGLPSMLNIALYLSVMTIGVGFLSGKGGFWFGAGGFLCYFLLSPLLSHSADAGVAELVSDPTAMRATLYKPLGIGMLVGAAVGGIIAAFPLIASAMKSMHSARQQDVTSDSVSDEMPIRLLYAAIGLGAIVMIWIAYNSVESMSLGRAAAMALLGTIWVWVAGVVVSECVGRTNWSPLSGMTLIAVTIVILVAKGGVDNASTITSSLLVGAAICLAISQASDMMLDLKSGYLVGAIPRRQQLAQFVGAWLGPVIVIFLMILLNNQYEIGSEKLPAPQAQALASVTEGILNNDVPAYRYTAGAGLGLLLALSGLGGIGVLIALGFYMPFQIALTYTIGNALRIVSDKTLGVKFSHEVGIPIAAGLIVGEALVGVGHALVQVFFASPDADVTAMQLGASAFDSLTRWM
- a CDS encoding YggS family pyridoxal phosphate-dependent enzyme, whose translation is MIDGATRTQLSKNWNAVTDEVQQATVAAGRPAGSTKIVGVTKYVGAETTLALAEAGCYDLGESRPQLLWQKVDEVAFPPQVQWHLIGHVQRNKLRRSLSLDPIIHSVDSGRLLIAIAEEAAAQQRTATVLVEVNISGEAAKTGLAPEQVETLLTQLPRNGVVVVGLMAMAGWGIEASEARSQFAETRRLRDDLQSRLGVCLPELSMGMSGDFIEAIAAGATMVRIGSRLFEGLPT